A region of Streptomyces deccanensis DNA encodes the following proteins:
- a CDS encoding GNAT family N-acetyltransferase, with protein MSPTDASTGASTHASTDTGTAAPSNEDTLELRLTDDFLALLTEDPDPCGGSTEAGQGGLRASGELLDHLADWGAVVTPAGTLQLVPVRLERDLPLISRWMNDSAVDSYWKLGGAEDVTANHLRTQLGGDGRSIPCLGLLNGTPMSYWEIYRADLDPLARHYPARPHDTGIHLLIGPVADRGRGLGSTLLRAVADLVLDRRPSCARVVAEPDLRNFPSISAFLSAGFRYSAEVDLPDKRAALMCRDRLLRDLM; from the coding sequence GTGTCTCCCACCGACGCGAGCACCGGCGCGAGCACCCACGCGAGCACCGACACCGGCACTGCGGCCCCCAGCAACGAGGACACACTCGAACTGCGCCTGACCGACGACTTCCTCGCGCTCCTGACCGAGGACCCCGACCCGTGCGGTGGCAGTACCGAGGCGGGGCAGGGGGGACTTCGGGCCAGTGGCGAGCTGCTCGACCACCTCGCGGACTGGGGGGCGGTCGTCACCCCGGCAGGCACCCTGCAGCTCGTCCCGGTGCGGCTCGAACGGGACCTCCCGCTGATCTCCCGCTGGATGAACGACTCGGCCGTGGATTCCTACTGGAAGCTCGGCGGAGCCGAGGACGTGACCGCGAACCACCTACGGACCCAGCTCGGCGGAGATGGCCGCAGCATTCCCTGCCTCGGACTACTGAACGGCACCCCAATGAGCTATTGGGAGATCTACCGGGCGGACCTCGACCCCCTTGCCCGTCACTACCCGGCCCGCCCGCACGACACCGGGATCCATCTGCTCATCGGACCCGTGGCCGATCGGGGGCGTGGTCTCGGCTCCACCCTGCTCCGCGCCGTCGCCGATCTCGTCCTGGACAGACGACCTTCCTGTGCCCGCGTCGTCGCGGAACCCGACCTTCGCAACTTTCCCTCCATCTCCGCTTTCCTCAGCGCCGGCTTCCGGTACTCCGCCGAGGTCGACCTGCCCGACAAGCGGGCCGCCCTCATGTGCAGAGATCGGCTGCTGCGCGATCTGATGTAG